Genomic window (Bacillota bacterium):
CGTTTTTTATACCCTGCTTGAATCTATCAGTAATATATTCTTTTTTTTAGGGTATGTATCTAACCCGAATTCTTTTCCACAACCATTAACATTAGAGGAGGAATCCAAGTACCTTCAAGAATATAAAAATGGTAGCGAAGATGCGAGAAATATACTCATTGAAAGAAACTTGAGGCTTGTTGCCCATATTGTAAAAAAATACAGCTCTCTTGGGTATGACAGCGAAGATTTGATTTCCATAGGTACAATTGGTTTAATAAAAGCTATTTCAACCTTCGATAATGAAAAGGGCGCCAGACTTGCGACGTATGCAGCACGTTGTATTGAAAATGAAATTCTCATGCAGATAAGGTCTA
Coding sequences:
- the sigK gene encoding RNA polymerase sporulation sigma factor SigK; translation: MLAGVFYTLLESISNIFFFLGYVSNPNSFPQPLTLEEESKYLQEYKNGSEDARNILIERNLRLVAHIVKKYSSLGYDSEDLISIGTIGLIKAISTFDNEKGARLATYAARCIENEILMQIRSTKKIQNEIYLQDPIGVDKEGNEITLIDVIENDNESVLDKVELKMQVKKLYNLMKSVLKNREKTVLELRYGLLNGSSKTQKEIAKMLGISRSYVSRIEKKAIKKLSEELKSETDRC